The Rhinoderma darwinii isolate aRhiDar2 chromosome 11, aRhiDar2.hap1, whole genome shotgun sequence genome window below encodes:
- the LOC142663469 gene encoding histone H2A type 1-like, with the protein MSGRGKQGGKVRAKAKTRSSRAGLQFPVGRVHRLLRKGNYAERVGAGAPVYMAAVLEYLTAEILELAGNAARDNKKTRIIPRHLQLAVRNDEELNKLLGGVTIAQGGVLPNIQAVLLPKKTESSKSAKSK; encoded by the coding sequence ATGTCTGGAAGAGGAAAGCAAGGAGGCAAAGTGCGGGCTAAAGCCAAGACCCGCTCATCCCGGGCAGGACTTCAGTTCCCTGtcggtcgtgtgcacagacttCTCCGCAAGGGCAACTACGCCGAGAGGGTGGGCGCCGGCGCTCCGGTTTACATGGCCGCTGTGCTGGAATATCTGACCGCTGAGATCCTGGAACTGGCCGGAAATGCAGCCCGGGACAACAAGAAGACCCGAATCATCCCCCGTCACCTGCAGCTGGCCGTGCGCAATGACGAGGAGCTCAACAAGCTGCTGGGTGGTGTGACCATCGCTCAGGGAGGCGTCCTGCCCAACATCCAGGCCGTTCTGCTGCCCAAGAAGACCGAGAGCAGCAAAAGCGCCAAGAGCAAGTGA